The Streptomyces sp. NBC_00224 genome has a window encoding:
- a CDS encoding AAA family ATPase, with the protein MTTYDERASLTDLTATAERVRRSVEGVIEGKPEVVRLSLTVLLAEGHLLIEDVPGVGKTMLAKALAKSIDCTVRRIQFTPDLLPSDITGVSIYDQQRRDFEFKPGAIFAQIVIGDEINRASPKTQSALLESMEERQVTIDGQTYELPSPFMVVATQNPVEMEGTYPLPEAQRDRFMARVSIGYPSAEAELQMLDVHGAVSPLDDLQPVAHAHDIVKLVDAVRKVHVADAVRRYAVQLVGATRNHPDLRLGASPRATLHLLRAAKASAALSGREYALPDDVQALAVAVLAHRLLPNAQAQLNRRTAEQVVLEILQRTPVPQAGGPLYGQQQPGTRRL; encoded by the coding sequence GTGACGACCTATGACGAGCGAGCGAGCCTCACAGATCTGACCGCCACTGCGGAGCGCGTCCGCAGGTCGGTGGAGGGTGTGATCGAGGGCAAGCCCGAGGTCGTACGGCTCTCGCTGACCGTACTGCTCGCCGAGGGGCACCTCCTGATCGAGGACGTCCCGGGTGTGGGCAAGACCATGCTGGCCAAGGCGCTGGCCAAGTCCATCGACTGCACGGTCCGGCGCATCCAGTTCACGCCGGACCTGCTGCCGTCGGACATCACCGGTGTGTCGATCTACGACCAGCAGCGGCGGGACTTCGAGTTCAAGCCGGGCGCGATCTTCGCGCAGATCGTGATCGGCGACGAGATCAACCGCGCCTCGCCCAAGACGCAGTCCGCGCTCCTGGAGTCGATGGAGGAGCGCCAGGTCACCATCGACGGACAGACCTACGAACTGCCCAGCCCCTTCATGGTGGTGGCCACCCAGAACCCGGTGGAGATGGAGGGCACCTACCCGCTCCCCGAGGCCCAGCGCGACCGCTTCATGGCCCGCGTCTCGATCGGCTACCCGTCGGCCGAGGCCGAGCTCCAGATGCTCGACGTGCACGGCGCTGTCTCGCCGCTGGACGACCTCCAGCCGGTGGCGCACGCGCACGACATCGTCAAGCTCGTCGACGCGGTCCGCAAGGTCCACGTCGCCGACGCGGTCCGGCGGTACGCGGTGCAGCTGGTCGGGGCCACCCGCAACCACCCCGACCTCAGACTCGGCGCCTCGCCGCGCGCCACGCTGCACCTGCTGCGCGCGGCCAAGGCGTCCGCGGCCCTGAGCGGCCGGGAGTACGCACTGCCGGACGACGTCCAGGCGCTCGCCGTCGCGGTGCTCGCGCACCGGCTGCTGCCCAACGCCCAGGCCCAGTTGAACCGCCGCACCGCCGAGCAGGTCGTCCTGGAGATCCTCCAGCGCACCCCCGTGCCGCAGGCGGGCGGCCCGCTCTACGGCCAGCAGCAGCCCGGCACCCGGCGGCTGTGA
- a CDS encoding DUF58 domain-containing protein, with amino-acid sequence MAAGEPPAEAGPESAEKGGARAALSGLTTRGRSFLAAGIAAAICAYVLGQEDLLRVGLLLAVLPLVCTTVLYRTRYRVAGSRRLSPARVPAGSEARVHLRVDNVSRLPTGLLMLQDRVPYVLGPRPRFVLDRVEAGGKREVSYRVRSDLRGRYPLGPLQLRLTDPFGMCELTRAFSAYDTLTVIPRTEPLPPVRLSGEAAGYGDGRQRSLALAGEDDVIPRLYRHGDDLRRVHWRSTARYGELMVRREEQPQRARCTVLLDTRDIAYAGAGPDSAFEWAVSGAASALVHMLERGYSVRLLTDTGSSVPGEGAGGFAGSTQDSSDSAGLMMDTLAVVDHSDGGGLSRAYDVLRGGNEGLLVGFFGDLDEEQAAVAAKMRRRSGAAVAFVLDSDLWTHGSPPPGGHGPAERSLRLLREAGWTALAVPPGAPLADLWRQAGQERMGTGAASGGASWTTGTSGIPGMSGAWS; translated from the coding sequence ATGGCGGCCGGGGAACCCCCGGCCGAGGCCGGGCCGGAGAGCGCCGAGAAGGGCGGTGCCCGGGCCGCGCTGTCCGGGCTGACCACACGCGGCCGGTCGTTCCTGGCCGCCGGTATCGCCGCCGCGATCTGCGCGTATGTGCTGGGCCAGGAGGATCTGCTGCGGGTCGGGCTGCTGCTCGCCGTGCTGCCCCTGGTCTGCACGACCGTCCTGTACCGCACGCGCTACCGGGTCGCGGGCAGCCGGCGCCTCTCCCCCGCGCGCGTGCCCGCGGGCTCCGAGGCCCGGGTGCACCTGCGCGTCGACAACGTCTCCCGGCTGCCCACCGGGCTGCTCATGCTCCAGGACCGGGTGCCGTACGTGCTGGGCCCCCGGCCCCGTTTCGTACTGGACCGGGTGGAGGCGGGCGGCAAGCGCGAGGTGTCCTACCGGGTCCGGTCCGACCTGCGCGGACGCTATCCGCTCGGCCCGCTCCAGCTGCGCCTGACCGACCCGTTCGGGATGTGCGAGCTGACGCGCGCGTTCAGCGCCTACGACACCCTCACGGTCATACCGCGCACCGAGCCACTGCCTCCCGTACGGCTCTCCGGCGAGGCCGCCGGATACGGCGACGGCCGCCAGCGCTCGCTGGCGCTCGCCGGTGAGGACGACGTGATCCCGCGCCTGTACCGGCACGGCGACGACCTGCGCCGGGTGCACTGGCGCTCCACCGCGCGCTACGGCGAGCTGATGGTGCGCCGCGAGGAGCAGCCGCAGCGGGCCCGGTGCACGGTGCTCCTCGACACCCGGGACATCGCGTACGCGGGCGCGGGCCCCGACTCGGCCTTCGAGTGGGCCGTCTCGGGCGCGGCCTCGGCGCTGGTGCACATGCTGGAGCGCGGCTATTCGGTGCGGCTGCTGACCGACACCGGCAGCTCGGTGCCGGGCGAGGGAGCGGGCGGGTTCGCCGGATCCACCCAGGACTCCTCGGACTCGGCGGGGCTGATGATGGACACCCTCGCGGTCGTGGACCACTCCGACGGCGGCGGGCTCTCGCGCGCGTACGACGTGCTGCGCGGCGGGAACGAAGGGCTGCTCGTCGGGTTCTTCGGGGACCTCGACGAGGAGCAGGCCGCGGTCGCGGCGAAGATGCGGCGGCGCAGCGGCGCGGCGGTCGCCTTCGTCCTGGACAGCGACCTGTGGACGCACGGCTCGCCACCGCCCGGGGGCCACGGCCCGGCCGAGCGGTCGCTGCGGCTGCTGCGCGAGGCCGGGTGGACGGCGCTCGCCGTGCCGCCGGGCGCACCTCTCGCGGACCTGTGGCGGCAGGCGGGTCAGGAACGGATGGGCACGGGGGCCGCTTCGGGCGGCGCCTCGTGGACGACGGGAACATCGGGGATACCGGGAATGTCAGGGGCGTGGTCATGA
- a CDS encoding DUF3488 and DUF4129 domain-containing transglutaminase family protein has product MSGRGRLALCAFAATVMASCSLLPLVNRATWIVQAAFLLALQAGVGALARRVPLARPLTVLVQAVVTLVLLTLVFAREQALAGLLPGPEAFEQLSQLLTQGADDVGRYTIPAPATDGIRLMVVGGTLVIGLAVDALAVTFRSAAPAGLPLLALYSVAAGLSNGGASWLWFLLAAAGYLLLLLAEGRDRLSQWGRMFGGAARSDRPQTPFESDGGPLAPVRTGRRIGALALGIALVIPAALPAMGTGLLGGSGGGSGEGGGGGTISAVNPLVSLQNSLNQPEDREVLRYRTNAQDTQDLYLRIVALDQFDGASWKSSERKIKDVPDVLPQPDGLSPAVGTAEIRTSVSAAGWYTQNWLPMPYPATKVDIGGHWRFEPVGRTLVGDRGQTTQGAQYQVSSLQVRPTAAQLAAAQSSPPALVQEYTKVPQSLPRIVNTTARRVTKGATTDYQRAVMLQDWFAVRGGFTYDTQVESGSGTEAIARFLKDKQGFCVHFSFTMAAMARTLGIPARVAVGFTPGEPRPDGTMSVGLRDAHAWPELYFEGVGWTRFEPTPSRGSAPEYTRPDTPSGSPTNPVKPSEGPSTRPSAAPTPSSSCPAQLRKQNECGAVAPATPTGGDDGGTPLATVAAVSLGVLAALALPLLPWLWRVRVRSRRLARAGHPDADPVTATLAVWREVIDTAWDHGIVPDDSLTPRKAAARMVRLGRLDGAAAESVHRAASAVEQVLYAPSPQRPTGLTEAAHEIRTGLRAALPTWPRLRADLAPRSAVRVAWTATAKWDALTSRTANRLKTLVRRPTRGSA; this is encoded by the coding sequence ATGAGCGGGCGCGGACGGCTGGCGCTGTGCGCCTTCGCCGCCACGGTGATGGCGTCGTGCTCCCTGCTGCCGCTCGTCAACCGGGCGACCTGGATCGTGCAGGCCGCGTTCCTGCTCGCCCTCCAGGCCGGGGTGGGCGCGCTCGCCCGCCGGGTTCCGCTGGCGCGGCCGCTGACGGTGCTGGTGCAGGCCGTGGTGACGCTGGTCCTGCTGACCCTGGTGTTCGCCCGGGAACAGGCCCTTGCCGGGCTGCTGCCGGGCCCTGAGGCCTTCGAGCAGCTCTCCCAGCTGCTCACACAGGGGGCCGACGACGTCGGGCGGTACACGATCCCGGCGCCCGCCACCGACGGCATCCGGCTGATGGTCGTCGGCGGCACGCTGGTGATCGGGCTCGCGGTGGACGCACTGGCCGTGACCTTCCGCAGCGCCGCCCCGGCCGGGCTGCCGCTGCTCGCGCTGTACTCGGTGGCCGCGGGGCTCTCGAACGGCGGGGCGAGCTGGCTGTGGTTCCTCCTGGCGGCCGCCGGCTATCTGCTGCTCCTGCTCGCCGAGGGCCGTGACCGGCTCTCCCAGTGGGGGCGGATGTTCGGCGGGGCGGCCCGGTCCGATCGGCCGCAGACCCCGTTCGAGTCGGATGGCGGCCCGCTCGCGCCGGTCCGCACCGGCCGCCGGATCGGGGCGCTCGCCCTCGGCATCGCCCTGGTGATCCCGGCCGCGCTGCCCGCCATGGGCACCGGGCTGCTCGGCGGCTCCGGCGGCGGCAGCGGCGAGGGCGGCGGAGGCGGCACGATCTCAGCGGTCAACCCGCTGGTCTCGCTCCAGAACAGCCTCAACCAGCCCGAGGACCGCGAGGTCCTTCGCTACCGCACCAACGCACAGGACACCCAGGACCTGTATCTGCGGATCGTGGCCCTCGACCAGTTCGACGGGGCGTCCTGGAAGTCGTCCGAGCGCAAGATCAAGGACGTGCCGGACGTACTGCCGCAGCCCGACGGGCTGAGCCCGGCTGTCGGCACCGCCGAGATCAGGACCAGCGTCTCGGCCGCCGGCTGGTACACCCAGAACTGGCTGCCGATGCCCTACCCGGCGACCAAGGTCGACATCGGCGGGCACTGGCGCTTCGAGCCGGTCGGCCGGACCCTCGTCGGCGACCGGGGGCAGACCACCCAGGGCGCGCAGTACCAGGTCAGCAGCCTCCAGGTGCGGCCGACCGCGGCCCAGCTGGCCGCCGCGCAGTCCTCTCCCCCGGCGCTCGTGCAGGAGTACACGAAGGTCCCGCAGTCCCTGCCGCGCATCGTGAACACGACGGCCCGCCGCGTCACCAAGGGCGCGACCACCGACTACCAGCGGGCCGTCATGCTCCAGGACTGGTTCGCGGTGCGGGGCGGGTTCACGTACGACACCCAGGTGGAGTCCGGCAGCGGTACGGAGGCGATCGCCCGCTTCCTCAAGGACAAGCAGGGCTTCTGCGTCCACTTCTCCTTCACGATGGCCGCGATGGCCCGGACCCTGGGCATACCGGCCCGGGTGGCGGTGGGCTTCACTCCCGGCGAGCCGCGCCCGGACGGGACGATGTCGGTGGGACTGCGGGACGCGCACGCGTGGCCCGAGCTGTACTTCGAGGGTGTGGGCTGGACCCGGTTCGAGCCGACCCCCTCGCGCGGTTCCGCCCCGGAGTACACCCGGCCGGACACCCCGTCGGGCTCCCCCACCAACCCGGTGAAGCCCTCCGAGGGCCCCTCGACGCGGCCCTCGGCGGCGCCGACCCCGTCGTCCTCCTGCCCGGCGCAATTGCGCAAGCAGAACGAGTGCGGCGCGGTGGCCCCGGCGACCCCCACGGGCGGCGACGACGGCGGGACCCCGCTGGCCACGGTGGCCGCGGTGTCCCTGGGCGTGCTCGCGGCGCTGGCGCTGCCGCTGCTGCCCTGGCTGTGGCGGGTCCGGGTACGGTCGCGGCGGCTCGCCCGGGCCGGGCACCCGGACGCCGATCCGGTCACCGCCACGCTGGCCGTGTGGCGGGAGGTCATCGACACGGCCTGGGACCACGGCATCGTCCCGGACGACTCACTGACCCCGCGCAAGGCGGCGGCCCGCATGGTGCGGCTCGGCCGTCTGGACGGCGCGGCGGCGGAGTCGGTGCACCGGGCGGCGAGCGCGGTGGAGCAGGTGCTGTACGCCCCGAGCCCACAGCGGCCCACGGGCCTCACGGAGGCGGCCCACGAGATCCGCACGGGCCTGCGCGCGGCACTCCCCACCTGGCCCCGCCTCCGCGCCGACCTGGCCCCCCGCTCGGCCGTAAGGGTGGCGTGGACGGCGACGGCGAAGTGGGACGCCCTGACGTCGCGTACGGCGAACCGCCTGAAGACGCTGGTACGGAGGCCGACGCGGGGGTCTGCGTGA
- a CDS encoding DUF3040 domain-containing protein, translated as MPLSEHEQRMLEQMERALYAEDPKFATALEGSGLRTYTRRRVYQAVAGFLVGIALLMIGIGQGIWISVVGFLIMLGCAVLAVTGWRKAPRRGEQPAGGGAAARPAARAPKRSMMDRIEQRWQRRRDEGGR; from the coding sequence GTGCCGCTCTCGGAGCACGAGCAGCGCATGCTCGAGCAGATGGAGCGAGCGCTGTACGCCGAAGATCCCAAGTTCGCGACAGCGCTTGAGGGAAGCGGGCTGCGTACGTATACCCGACGACGGGTCTACCAGGCGGTCGCTGGCTTCCTGGTGGGTATCGCGCTCCTCATGATTGGTATCGGGCAGGGGATCTGGATCAGCGTGGTCGGGTTCCTCATCATGCTCGGCTGTGCCGTGCTCGCGGTCACCGGCTGGCGCAAGGCGCCACGGCGCGGTGAGCAGCCGGCGGGCGGTGGTGCGGCGGCGCGGCCTGCCGCGCGCGCACCGAAGCGGTCGATGATGGACCGCATCGAGCAGCGCTGGCAGCGGCGCCGCGACGAAGGCGGTCGCTAG
- a CDS encoding class I SAM-dependent methyltransferase: MPDPMRPRASLRTAVVWEVLKDALDRRVKATGREALDVLDTGGGSGNFAVPLARLGHRVTVVDPSPNALFALERRAAEAEVADRVHGVQGDVLGLFDVVERGGYDAVLCHGVLEYVEDPAEGVRNAVDALRSEGALSLLAAGLGGAVLARALAGHFTEARRALGDPAGRWGDGDPVPRRFTAEQLTALVAATGAEVGAVHGVRVFADLVPGVLVDTEPGALDALLKLEAAAAELPAFHSVATQLHVLGEKRA; the protein is encoded by the coding sequence GTGCCGGACCCCATGCGCCCCCGCGCCTCTCTCCGTACCGCCGTGGTCTGGGAGGTCCTCAAGGACGCCCTCGACCGCCGGGTCAAGGCGACCGGGCGCGAGGCGCTGGACGTCCTGGACACCGGCGGCGGCTCGGGCAACTTCGCGGTGCCCCTCGCCCGCCTCGGCCACCGGGTCACCGTGGTCGACCCCAGCCCGAACGCGCTGTTCGCCCTGGAGCGCCGGGCCGCCGAGGCCGAGGTGGCCGACCGGGTCCACGGCGTCCAGGGCGACGTGCTCGGCCTGTTCGACGTGGTCGAGCGCGGCGGCTACGACGCGGTCCTCTGCCACGGCGTCCTGGAGTACGTCGAGGACCCGGCCGAGGGCGTGCGCAACGCGGTCGACGCGCTGCGCTCCGAGGGCGCGCTGAGCCTGCTGGCCGCCGGGCTCGGCGGAGCCGTGCTCGCCCGCGCGCTCGCCGGGCACTTCACCGAGGCCCGCCGGGCCCTGGGCGACCCGGCCGGGCGCTGGGGCGACGGCGACCCGGTGCCCCGGCGGTTCACGGCCGAGCAGCTCACCGCGCTGGTCGCCGCGACCGGCGCGGAGGTGGGTGCGGTGCACGGCGTACGGGTCTTCGCGGACCTGGTCCCCGGGGTCCTCGTGGACACCGAGCCGGGCGCCCTGGACGCCCTGCTCAAGCTGGAGGCGGCGGCCGCCGAACTGCCCGCGTTCCACTCCGTGGCGACGCAGCTGCACGTCCTGGGCGAGAAGCGCGCCTGA
- a CDS encoding SAV_6107 family HEPN domain-containing protein → MASHRAAAAHRRRPTGPAPSLNGAASDIHPVLRRDGAPPAALDLLAQARSGLDEAAVLDTPNERYATAHLAALRTAAAVLAARGRPETAPRRRQRIRSAWEVLPEIAPELTEWSALFASGATRRARAEAGIQGAATGRDADDLIRDAAMFLRLVERLLVLQPVLPQPRTREPDAG, encoded by the coding sequence ATGGCCAGCCATCGCGCGGCAGCCGCTCACCGGCGCCGCCCCACCGGCCCTGCCCCCTCACTGAACGGTGCCGCGAGCGACATCCACCCGGTGCTGCGCCGGGACGGTGCGCCACCCGCCGCCCTCGACCTGCTCGCCCAGGCCCGCAGCGGTCTGGACGAGGCCGCCGTGCTCGACACCCCCAACGAGCGGTACGCGACGGCGCACCTCGCCGCCCTGCGCACCGCGGCCGCCGTGCTCGCCGCCCGGGGCCGCCCCGAGACCGCCCCGCGCAGGCGGCAGCGGATCCGGAGCGCTTGGGAGGTGCTCCCCGAGATAGCACCCGAACTGACCGAGTGGAGCGCGCTGTTCGCCTCCGGCGCCACCCGCCGGGCCCGCGCCGAGGCGGGCATCCAGGGCGCGGCCACCGGCCGCGACGCCGACGACCTGATCCGCGACGCCGCGATGTTCCTGCGCCTGGTCGAGCGCCTCCTCGTCCTCCAGCCCGTACTGCCCCAGCCGAGGACCCGGGAGCCGGACGCGGGGTGA
- a CDS encoding ATP-binding cassette domain-containing protein codes for MDSPHGAGVTAEGFGLKGPRGWVFRDVRLDAAPGSLVAVEGPSGSGRTCLLLALTGRMKPTEGRAEVGGERLPRRMAAVRRFSALGPVPGVSDLDPALTVAEHLRERALLQRRFDGSVRALLRTPAERRTTARAAIDHALKAAGLDLDTLPKGERTSVRDLERLEALRLSVALGLMGRPRLLGVDDTDLKLSDAERVEAWALLRSIADAGTTVIAVCSQAPGEADITVRSTESKHAEHEEGAGDAFATTGRA; via the coding sequence GTGGACAGCCCGCACGGGGCAGGCGTCACCGCCGAGGGCTTCGGGCTCAAGGGGCCACGGGGCTGGGTCTTCCGGGACGTGCGGCTCGACGCCGCGCCCGGCTCGCTCGTCGCCGTCGAGGGCCCGTCCGGCTCCGGGCGCACCTGTCTGCTGCTCGCGCTCACCGGCCGGATGAAGCCCACCGAGGGCCGTGCCGAGGTCGGCGGCGAGCGGCTGCCGCGCCGGATGGCCGCCGTCCGCCGGTTCAGCGCGCTCGGCCCGGTCCCGGGGGTCAGCGACCTCGACCCCGCCCTGACCGTCGCCGAGCACCTGCGCGAACGGGCGCTGCTCCAGCGCCGCTTCGACGGGTCCGTACGCGCCCTGCTGCGCACGCCCGCCGAGCGCCGCACCACCGCCAGGGCGGCGATCGACCACGCGCTGAAGGCCGCGGGCCTCGACCTCGACACGCTGCCGAAGGGCGAGCGCACCTCCGTACGCGATCTGGAGCGGCTTGAGGCGCTGCGCCTTTCCGTGGCGCTGGGCCTGATGGGCCGGCCCCGGCTGCTCGGCGTCGACGACACCGACCTGAAGCTCTCCGACGCCGAACGCGTCGAGGCCTGGGCGCTGCTGCGGTCGATCGCGGACGCCGGTACGACGGTGATCGCGGTCTGCAGCCAGGCACCCGGGGAAGCCGACATCACCGTACGGAGTACGGAAAGCAAGCACGCTGAGCACGAGGAGGGGGCGGGGGATGCGTTCGCCACGACTGGCCGCGCTTGA
- a CDS encoding YhgE/Pip family protein gives MRSPRLAALELKRFGRGKLPRAALVALLLLPLLYGALYLWSFWDPYGRLDRVPVALVNEDKGATAGGQRIAAGDGIAERLRQSKTFDWREVSDEEARKGVEDGTYYLSLTMPADFSRRIASSSGDSPETGALQVRTNDANNYIVGSISRTVFSEVRSAASAKASRSFLDKIFISFSDLHDATEKAAKGAADLKGGLGKAKKGSKDLADGLTDAKTGSGKLAGGIKKLNTGSADLEDGARQVAAGTQTLANKVNTAADEARPFLKENAKAIGDTAKLVDDSVGPVRDHLADVIKAAPAAATGARKASNDLNTVYASLCPSSATPGPACPELKRAKKAAATAATLAEDLNTVVQDQNSDFKTLDKNLAELQKQARRLAKNAPTLAKDLDKAVGDVNALNKGAKEVAKGAGALHTGLASAKTGAGDLDTGVGKLKKGAGTLDGGLLKLSGGSAELAGGLHDGVGKIPDYDKQERDKRTDVMADPVKLASQALHKAPNYGTGFAPYFIPLSLWVGAMVAYMLIQPLNRRALAAGASAWRIALAGWLPVAAVGVLQVGALMSVLHFALGLEMERSAGTIGFLALVTCCFAAIVQWLNARFGAAGRILVLAFLMLQLTSAGGTYPVQTSPAFFNTIHPYLPMSYVVDGLRRLITGGGLGPVWQGCAVLVAFTVGALALTALSARKKQVWTLDRLHPELSL, from the coding sequence ATGCGTTCGCCACGACTGGCCGCGCTTGAGCTGAAGCGGTTCGGCAGGGGGAAGCTGCCGCGCGCCGCGCTGGTGGCGCTCCTGCTGCTGCCGCTGCTGTACGGCGCGCTCTACCTGTGGTCGTTCTGGGACCCGTACGGGCGGCTCGACCGGGTGCCGGTCGCGCTGGTCAACGAGGACAAGGGCGCCACCGCCGGCGGCCAGCGGATCGCGGCCGGTGACGGCATCGCCGAGCGGCTGCGCCAGAGCAAGACGTTCGACTGGCGCGAGGTGAGCGACGAAGAGGCGCGCAAGGGCGTCGAGGACGGCACGTACTACCTCTCCCTGACGATGCCCGCGGACTTCAGCCGGCGGATCGCGTCGAGCTCCGGGGACTCCCCCGAGACGGGCGCCCTCCAGGTGCGCACCAACGACGCCAACAACTACATCGTGGGGTCCATCTCCCGCACGGTCTTCTCCGAGGTGCGCTCGGCGGCCTCCGCCAAGGCCTCCCGCTCCTTCCTGGACAAGATCTTCATCTCGTTCTCCGACCTCCACGACGCCACCGAGAAGGCGGCCAAGGGCGCCGCCGACCTCAAGGGCGGGCTCGGCAAGGCGAAGAAGGGCTCCAAGGACCTCGCCGACGGGCTGACCGACGCCAAGACGGGCAGCGGCAAGCTGGCGGGCGGCATCAAGAAGCTCAACACCGGCTCCGCCGACCTGGAGGACGGCGCCCGCCAGGTCGCCGCGGGCACCCAGACCCTGGCCAACAAGGTCAACACGGCGGCGGACGAGGCGCGTCCGTTCCTCAAGGAGAACGCCAAAGCCATCGGGGACACGGCCAAGCTGGTCGACGACTCGGTGGGACCGGTGCGCGACCACCTGGCCGACGTGATCAAGGCGGCGCCCGCCGCCGCGACCGGCGCCCGCAAGGCGTCCAACGACCTCAACACGGTCTACGCCTCGCTGTGCCCGTCCTCCGCGACGCCCGGCCCGGCCTGCCCGGAGCTGAAGCGCGCCAAGAAGGCGGCGGCCACCGCGGCCACCCTCGCCGAGGACCTCAACACGGTGGTCCAGGACCAGAACAGCGACTTCAAGACGCTCGACAAGAACCTCGCCGAGCTCCAGAAGCAGGCGCGCCGGCTCGCCAAGAACGCGCCGACGCTCGCCAAGGACCTCGACAAGGCCGTCGGTGACGTCAACGCCCTCAACAAGGGCGCCAAGGAGGTCGCCAAGGGCGCGGGCGCCCTGCACACCGGCCTGGCCTCGGCCAAGACGGGCGCGGGCGACCTCGACACGGGTGTCGGCAAGCTCAAGAAGGGCGCGGGCACGCTCGACGGCGGTCTGCTCAAGCTCTCCGGCGGCTCCGCCGAACTGGCGGGCGGTCTGCACGACGGCGTCGGCAAGATCCCCGACTACGACAAGCAGGAGCGCGACAAGCGCACCGACGTGATGGCCGACCCGGTCAAGCTCGCCTCGCAGGCGCTGCACAAGGCGCCCAACTACGGCACCGGCTTCGCCCCGTACTTCATCCCGCTCTCCCTCTGGGTGGGCGCGATGGTCGCGTACATGCTGATCCAGCCGCTCAACCGGCGGGCGCTCGCGGCGGGCGCCTCGGCCTGGCGGATCGCGCTGGCGGGCTGGCTGCCGGTGGCGGCGGTCGGGGTGCTCCAGGTGGGCGCGCTGATGTCCGTGCTGCACTTCGCGCTCGGCCTGGAGATGGAGCGCTCCGCCGGGACCATCGGCTTCCTCGCGCTCGTCACGTGCTGCTTCGCGGCGATCGTGCAGTGGCTCAACGCCCGTTTCGGGGCGGCCGGGCGGATCCTGGTGCTCGCGTTCCTGATGCTCCAGCTGACCTCGGCGGGCGGCACCTACCCGGTGCAGACGAGCCCGGCGTTCTTCAACACGATCCATCCGTACCTGCCGATGAGTTACGTGGTCGACGGGCTGCGGCGGCTGATCACGGGCGGCGGGCTCGGGCCGGTGTGGCAGGGGTGCGCGGTGCTGGTGGCCTTCACGGTGGGCGCACTGGCGCTGACCGCCCTGTCGGCCAGAAAGAAGCAGGTCTGGACTTTGGACCGCCTCCACCCCGAGCTGAGTCTCTAG
- a CDS encoding TetR/AcrR family transcriptional regulator, whose product MESSTRRQATRQKLYEAAVTLIAEQGFSATTVDEIAERAGVAKGTVYYNFKSKTELFEELLRHGVGLLTASLQEAADVTHARGGSRVEALDAMVRAGLEFIHRYPAFTQLYVAELWRTNRAWQSTLMVVRQEAVAVVETVLREAVAEGELSEEIDIPLTAAALVGMVLVAALDWQAFQSERSLDEVHAALSRLLHGRVSGR is encoded by the coding sequence ATGGAGAGCAGCACCAGACGGCAGGCGACCCGGCAGAAGCTCTATGAGGCGGCGGTGACCCTCATCGCCGAGCAAGGTTTCTCGGCGACCACCGTCGACGAGATCGCGGAGCGGGCCGGTGTCGCCAAGGGCACCGTCTACTACAACTTCAAGAGCAAGACCGAGCTGTTCGAGGAGCTACTGCGGCACGGCGTGGGGCTGCTCACGGCCTCGCTCCAGGAAGCCGCCGACGTCACCCACGCGCGCGGTGGCAGCAGGGTCGAGGCGCTGGACGCGATGGTCCGGGCGGGCCTGGAGTTCATCCACCGGTATCCGGCCTTCACCCAGCTGTACGTGGCGGAGCTGTGGCGGACCAACCGGGCCTGGCAGTCCACCCTGATGGTGGTGCGCCAGGAGGCGGTCGCCGTCGTCGAGACGGTGCTGCGCGAGGCCGTCGCGGAGGGCGAGCTGAGCGAAGAGATCGACATCCCGCTCACGGCGGCCGCGCTGGTCGGGATGGTCCTGGTGGCCGCGCTCGACTGGCAGGCCTTCCAGAGCGAGCGCTCCCTCGACGAGGTGCACGCGGCCCTCTCGCGGCTGCTGCACGGGAGGGTCAGCGGACGCTGA
- a CDS encoding DUF4126 domain-containing protein, with protein MSVLPLVFTSGWASGVNAYAVVLLLGIFGATGVTDEVPDALQRPDVLIVAGVLFLCEAVADKIPYVDSVWDTVHTVIRPVAGAVVGALLAGQSGSLPDLAAGAIGGSTALTSHLVKAGTRMAVNTSPEPFSNIALSTAEDLGVAGIMSFAIFHPVAAAVIAGTLLVLGVVILVFLWSRIRRFRRRRAQRREEKRLAAAREPGPPE; from the coding sequence GTGTCCGTACTCCCCCTGGTGTTCACCAGCGGCTGGGCCAGCGGGGTCAACGCGTACGCGGTGGTCCTGCTGCTCGGCATCTTCGGCGCGACCGGGGTCACCGACGAGGTGCCCGACGCGCTCCAGCGCCCCGACGTCCTGATCGTCGCGGGGGTGCTCTTCCTCTGCGAGGCCGTGGCCGACAAGATCCCGTACGTCGACTCGGTCTGGGACACCGTGCACACGGTGATCCGGCCGGTCGCGGGCGCCGTGGTGGGCGCGCTGCTGGCCGGGCAGAGCGGGTCGCTGCCGGATCTGGCGGCGGGCGCGATCGGCGGCTCGACGGCGCTGACGAGCCATCTGGTGAAGGCCGGGACGCGGATGGCGGTGAACACCTCGCCCGAGCCGTTCAGCAACATCGCGCTCAGCACGGCCGAGGACCTGGGCGTCGCCGGGATCATGAGTTTCGCGATCTTCCACCCGGTCGCCGCGGCCGTGATCGCGGGCACGCTGCTGGTGCTCGGCGTGGTGATACTGGTCTTCCTCTGGAGCCGGATCCGCCGCTTCCGGCGCCGCCGCGCCCAGCGCCGCGAGGAGAAGCGGCTGGCCGCGGCCCGGGAGCCGGGCCCGCCGGAGTGA